A single region of the Lacipirellulaceae bacterium genome encodes:
- the kdsA gene encoding 3-deoxy-8-phosphooctulonate synthase: MTNVHAQVGPYSCGSGQPLLWIAGPCVLESAAAAIEIAQELHRIALGLPVQLVFKASFDKANRTSSKAIRGPGLVDGLAMLAEVKDATGLPVTTDIHEPSQASVVGEVCDLLQVPAFLARQTDLLVAAAKTGRAVNVKKGQFMAPGDMQHVVQKLRDAGCENALLCERGTFFGYGRLVNDMRALPQMRALGVPVVFDATHSVQEPGGLGGATGGKREMVEPLARAAMAVGIDGLFCETHPEPDRSPSDGPNMIPLGEMEGVMQRLLAIRAAVEEVQQ, from the coding sequence GTGACAAACGTTCATGCCCAAGTTGGGCCTTATTCTTGCGGGTCAGGCCAGCCACTGCTTTGGATCGCTGGCCCTTGTGTGCTGGAATCCGCTGCCGCGGCCATCGAGATCGCCCAAGAGTTGCATCGGATCGCCCTCGGTTTGCCCGTCCAGTTAGTCTTTAAAGCGTCCTTCGATAAGGCGAACCGCACTTCGAGCAAAGCAATCCGGGGGCCTGGACTTGTCGACGGGCTAGCGATGCTGGCGGAAGTGAAAGACGCGACCGGCTTGCCTGTGACCACTGACATTCACGAGCCCAGCCAGGCGAGTGTCGTCGGTGAAGTTTGCGACCTGTTGCAAGTACCGGCCTTCTTGGCACGACAGACCGACTTACTCGTTGCTGCAGCTAAAACGGGACGAGCAGTGAATGTGAAGAAAGGGCAATTTATGGCGCCGGGCGATATGCAACACGTCGTGCAGAAGTTGCGCGATGCCGGCTGTGAAAACGCCCTGCTCTGCGAGCGAGGTACTTTCTTTGGCTATGGTCGGCTAGTGAACGACATGCGAGCGTTACCCCAGATGCGTGCCCTCGGAGTTCCGGTGGTCTTTGACGCCACGCACAGTGTTCAAGAACCGGGCGGACTGGGCGGCGCAACTGGAGGCAAACGAGAGATGGTTGAGCCGTTGGCAAGAGCGGCGATGGCGGTGGGAATTGACGGTCTCTTCTGCGAGACCCATCCCGAGCCAGACCGTTCGCCTAGTGATGGTCCCAACATGATTCCACTTGGAGAGATGGAAGGAGTGATGCAACGCCTCTTGGCGATTCGCGCGGCTGTCGAGGAGGTGCAGCAGTGA
- a CDS encoding VWA domain-containing protein, translating to MSRKSSEVSPSARTVRIDREEIVGRGEDRASTPPDPEALETFFVEVSAGIEATTEAASETVGTGAAQVSKPTSKSSESPASKAAGDHRSVDVGMEPDNVALDAVFGVSKPATGGRRRRTRKQKQSRYLSLSFLAHLIAFVVLSTYTMQLPPRPESLELSTVPVAYEDELIEEDLEIDPITEEELAEGLESELLEDPLASEVSLATELEFESDDSEQTDSSQNLDGLLSGELLGGGLGMEGVGTDGIDSDAERVELPADPTVTFFGEEIEGKRIVFLVDNSGGMNGGGLETLIAELLRTVDLLTPKQQFYVIFYSDVAYPLFYPRSVYQFVRPTKENKRQLAAWLDSVELCTGNAVDEGLKAAITTRPDTVFLLTDGRVNTTRDGRKLAAFLDSRGRRFAIHTFGMGTSPTSQATLQLKEIAAANGGRFKQIEITEEMKSLARERRRPYHNKQPGAVWGKKVGSW from the coding sequence ATGTCTCGTAAGAGTTCGGAAGTTTCTCCGAGTGCCCGTACGGTCAGGATTGATCGCGAGGAAATTGTAGGCCGCGGGGAAGATCGTGCTAGCACCCCTCCCGATCCTGAGGCGTTGGAGACGTTCTTCGTCGAAGTTTCAGCAGGAATCGAGGCCACGACTGAGGCAGCCTCTGAAACCGTCGGCACTGGGGCGGCTCAGGTTTCCAAGCCAACCTCAAAGTCCAGTGAGTCGCCTGCCTCTAAGGCAGCGGGCGACCATCGTTCAGTCGATGTGGGAATGGAACCAGACAATGTGGCGCTCGATGCAGTGTTTGGTGTGTCAAAGCCAGCTACTGGGGGCCGCCGTCGTCGAACTCGTAAGCAAAAGCAGTCACGCTATCTGAGTTTGAGTTTTCTTGCTCATCTTATCGCCTTTGTTGTGCTCAGCACTTACACGATGCAACTTCCTCCACGTCCGGAGTCGCTGGAGTTATCGACCGTACCGGTAGCCTACGAGGACGAACTGATCGAGGAAGATCTCGAGATCGACCCGATCACGGAAGAGGAATTAGCGGAGGGTCTTGAGAGTGAACTCTTGGAAGATCCTTTGGCGAGTGAAGTGTCGCTGGCAACCGAGCTTGAATTCGAGAGCGACGATTCGGAACAAACCGATAGCAGCCAGAATCTTGATGGTCTGTTGTCTGGCGAACTCTTGGGTGGTGGTCTGGGGATGGAGGGCGTTGGGACCGATGGGATCGACAGTGATGCGGAACGTGTTGAGCTACCTGCTGATCCGACGGTCACCTTCTTCGGAGAAGAGATCGAAGGGAAGCGAATCGTTTTTCTCGTCGATAACTCAGGGGGCATGAATGGCGGTGGATTGGAAACGCTCATTGCTGAGTTGTTGAGAACCGTTGATCTGCTTACGCCGAAGCAGCAGTTTTATGTCATTTTCTACAGTGACGTTGCTTATCCGCTGTTCTATCCACGTTCTGTCTATCAATTCGTGCGGCCTACCAAGGAGAACAAGCGACAACTTGCTGCGTGGCTCGATTCGGTGGAGCTTTGCACAGGCAATGCCGTCGACGAAGGTCTGAAGGCGGCCATCACGACCCGACCGGATACAGTTTTTCTATTGACCGATGGTCGCGTGAATACAACTCGTGATGGTCGCAAGCTTGCCGCGTTTCTGGATAGTCGAGGACGACGCTTTGCGATCCACACCTTTGGTATGGGGACCAGTCCTACGAGCCAAGCCACACTACAGTTAAAAGAAATAGCCGCGGCGAACGGCGGTCGTTTCAAGCAGATTGAGATTACTGAGGAAATGAAGTCCTTGGCTCGCGAGCGCAGGCGACCCTATCACAATAAGCAGCCAGGCGCGGTATGGGGCAAGAAGGTCGGCAGTTGGTGA
- a CDS encoding phytanoyl-CoA dioxygenase family protein: protein MNLHPKLRPLWQRAAILPPLAGLMAYKASHLPKAILPRDLKAIVKNWDYSQFWMLIKSGLTRAYIDQPCEFRMPESFAPKAAVAPEFQLTEDQIRQFYTDGFIGPFDAFSREDMADFRDEMLAIEKQKSPTYGFATPRDRHFDMPRLWDYMKAPAITERLAQLLGPDLLVWRSQLFYKGPKAPAIQWHQASTFMVEDYLDPAIHPQDRGEMFQLTAWVAVDDSTHENGCIEFSRGSHDKIRTIKFGGEEGFYNANFSLEFDRDPEKIVKLPVKSGQFIIFAERCIHGSGPNTTDRHRLAFNLRVIPTNVPVYPKKEKYRSVYNGGKYHLDKWGVSLLRGEDRHQLSRTVDPVETATRYAAEAATKETTARKAA from the coding sequence ATGAATCTGCACCCGAAACTTCGCCCACTCTGGCAGCGCGCCGCTATTTTGCCGCCCCTCGCAGGACTGATGGCCTACAAAGCTTCGCATTTGCCGAAGGCGATCTTGCCACGTGACCTCAAAGCGATCGTCAAAAACTGGGACTACTCGCAGTTCTGGATGCTCATTAAGTCAGGACTGACGCGCGCTTACATTGATCAGCCTTGCGAGTTCCGCATGCCCGAGTCCTTCGCTCCAAAGGCAGCGGTAGCACCGGAGTTTCAACTCACTGAAGATCAAATCCGGCAGTTCTACACCGACGGATTTATTGGACCATTCGACGCTTTCTCCCGCGAGGACATGGCAGACTTTCGCGACGAGATGCTGGCCATTGAGAAGCAAAAGTCGCCAACCTATGGTTTCGCAACACCGCGTGATCGTCACTTCGACATGCCCCGCCTGTGGGATTACATGAAGGCACCGGCGATCACTGAGCGACTCGCGCAGTTGCTTGGACCCGACCTTTTGGTCTGGCGATCGCAGTTATTCTACAAGGGTCCCAAAGCTCCAGCGATTCAGTGGCACCAGGCGAGCACCTTTATGGTGGAAGACTATCTCGATCCGGCCATTCATCCGCAAGATCGTGGCGAGATGTTCCAGCTTACCGCCTGGGTTGCTGTGGACGATTCGACCCATGAGAACGGCTGCATCGAATTCTCACGCGGATCGCACGACAAGATTCGCACGATTAAATTCGGCGGCGAGGAAGGTTTCTACAACGCGAACTTCTCACTGGAATTCGATCGCGATCCGGAAAAGATCGTGAAGCTTCCCGTGAAGTCGGGCCAGTTCATCATCTTCGCTGAGCGTTGCATCCATGGCTCGGGGCCAAACACAACCGACCGCCACCGCTTGGCCTTTAACCTGCGGGTCATCCCAACCAACGTGCCGGTTTACCCGAAGAAAGAAAAATATCGCTCCGTCTACAACGGCGGAAAATACCATCTCGATAAATGGGGCGTCTCGCTTCTGCGAGGTGAAGACCGCCATCAGCTAAGTCGTACGGTCGATCCTGTTGAGACCGCGACAAGGTACGCTGCTGAGGCTGCAACCAAGGAGACTACCGCAAGAAAAGCTGCGTAG
- a CDS encoding SDR family oxidoreductase produces the protein MRKLKGKIALVTGAASGIGRAITRRLSAEGMRLYVLDVNALALTETVAEAKQQAHEVLGRHCDVSQPKQVTAAVEHLLNRWGGVDLLVNNAGITYYGRTDEMSDEHWQRLMAVNLHAPIQFTRELLPTLLCRDEGHVLNIASICGLVGLGRISAYTTSKFGLVGFSESLRAEYGRRGLGVTAMCPGLVDTNLFTSAPLAESATKAKTPPKWLLCTPEKIADRCVRAVRKNQGTVVMQPYARLLHATKRITPGLLDAVHRFSRKRRKAVQTPRVAVSTRRAA, from the coding sequence ATGCGTAAGTTAAAAGGGAAAATTGCGCTCGTCACGGGCGCCGCTTCAGGGATCGGTCGTGCCATTACGCGACGTCTCTCTGCAGAAGGGATGCGGCTCTACGTTCTCGACGTCAACGCCCTGGCGCTGACTGAAACAGTTGCCGAAGCCAAGCAGCAGGCCCATGAGGTCCTCGGACGCCACTGCGACGTGAGTCAACCAAAGCAAGTCACTGCAGCCGTTGAGCACTTGCTCAATCGCTGGGGAGGGGTCGACTTGCTCGTGAACAACGCGGGAATTACCTACTACGGTCGCACCGACGAAATGTCAGACGAGCATTGGCAGCGCCTGATGGCGGTCAATTTGCATGCTCCCATCCAATTCACTCGTGAACTCTTGCCGACTCTCTTGTGCCGCGACGAGGGCCACGTCCTGAACATTGCCAGCATCTGCGGCCTCGTTGGTTTGGGACGGATCTCCGCTTACACAACCAGCAAGTTTGGCTTGGTTGGATTCAGCGAATCGCTGCGAGCCGAGTACGGACGCCGCGGCCTAGGTGTCACGGCCATGTGTCCTGGGCTTGTTGATACGAACCTCTTCACTTCTGCGCCCTTGGCAGAAAGCGCCACAAAAGCAAAAACGCCTCCCAAGTGGTTACTCTGCACACCGGAAAAAATCGCGGACCGCTGCGTCCGCGCAGTGCGGAAGAATCAGGGCACCGTCGTAATGCAACCCTACGCACGGCTGCTACACGCAACCAAGCGTATCACACCAGGGCTACTCGATGCGGTCCATCGTTTCAGCCGCAAGCGTCGCAAAGCTGTTCAGACGCCAAGAGTGGCCGTTTCCACTAGGCGTGCCGCCTGA
- a CDS encoding sialate O-acetylesterase, with translation MAYRFYCYLFLAFTFSLCACNTAELAHAQAATTAKPQAKKKSKPPASESQQKAEPTPLKLAGIFSDHMVLQRDVALPVWGTAEPGSLIALKVGDQQVPAVADSQGNWRAELAPLEVARDLTLSVTAGEQSITLTDVAVGEVWFCSGQSNMQWRLSNTDNGKEAVAAAKHADIRLMQTPAVAVDTPQHLLDLPSWQRCTPEGAKDFSAVGYFFGRELSEKLDVPIGLINSSWGGTPMEAWTSREALASSETFRSLAQDEYFKGQPKKYRAKDKPSYLYNGKVSHIIPFAIRGVIWYQGEANASRAGQYRELSELMIADWRHRWGLGDFPFLFVQLAAWEPGKTWPELREAQTETLEVHNTGMAVTTDIGNRKDIHPRNKQDVGYRLSLAARAIAYGETIEYSGPKFRSMEIDGSKITLSFSHLGGGLKIGELRNGEPDTSAGKLTGFEIAGVDGDFKQAEAEIVDNQVVVHSEAVQEPVAVRYNWTGFTTGNLFNEAGLPAVSFRTSQF, from the coding sequence ATGGCTTATCGATTCTATTGCTACTTATTTCTTGCTTTCACTTTTTCACTCTGCGCTTGCAACACTGCTGAGTTAGCACACGCTCAAGCCGCGACTACGGCGAAACCGCAAGCGAAGAAGAAATCGAAACCGCCGGCTTCGGAGTCTCAGCAGAAGGCTGAGCCGACTCCCCTCAAACTGGCGGGCATCTTCTCAGATCACATGGTTCTGCAACGCGACGTTGCCTTACCCGTTTGGGGGACCGCAGAACCAGGTTCGTTGATCGCGTTGAAGGTCGGCGATCAACAAGTTCCTGCCGTCGCTGATTCTCAAGGGAACTGGCGAGCGGAACTCGCTCCCCTGGAAGTGGCCCGCGACCTCACGCTATCAGTCACCGCTGGCGAACAATCGATCACACTGACCGACGTTGCCGTCGGCGAAGTTTGGTTCTGCTCCGGTCAATCGAACATGCAGTGGCGACTCTCGAACACAGACAACGGGAAGGAAGCGGTCGCTGCCGCCAAGCACGCTGACATCCGTCTCATGCAAACTCCTGCCGTGGCGGTCGACACTCCGCAGCACTTGCTGGACTTGCCCAGTTGGCAACGCTGCACGCCAGAGGGTGCCAAGGATTTCTCTGCGGTCGGTTACTTCTTCGGACGAGAGCTCAGCGAGAAACTCGACGTCCCCATCGGGCTCATAAACAGCAGTTGGGGCGGCACGCCGATGGAAGCCTGGACCAGTCGTGAAGCGCTCGCCAGCTCGGAGACATTTCGCTCGCTGGCACAAGACGAATACTTCAAAGGGCAACCGAAGAAATATCGAGCGAAAGACAAACCCAGCTATCTCTACAACGGGAAAGTCTCGCATATCATCCCCTTCGCCATCCGCGGCGTCATTTGGTACCAAGGCGAGGCCAACGCCAGCAGGGCAGGGCAGTACCGTGAACTTTCCGAACTGATGATCGCCGACTGGCGGCACCGCTGGGGGCTTGGCGACTTCCCATTCTTGTTCGTCCAACTCGCGGCTTGGGAACCGGGCAAGACCTGGCCCGAACTTCGTGAGGCACAAACGGAAACTCTTGAAGTCCACAACACCGGAATGGCTGTCACCACCGACATCGGCAACCGCAAAGATATTCACCCCAGAAACAAGCAGGATGTCGGCTACCGTCTCTCGCTGGCCGCACGAGCGATTGCCTACGGCGAAACAATCGAATACTCCGGACCGAAATTCCGCTCGATGGAAATCGACGGCTCGAAAATCACCTTAAGCTTCAGCCATCTCGGCGGCGGACTGAAAATCGGCGAACTAAGAAACGGCGAACCGGACACCAGCGCGGGCAAACTCACCGGCTTTGAAATTGCGGGCGTCGATGGCGATTTTAAGCAAGCAGAGGCGGAGATTGTGGACAACCAAGTCGTCGTCCACAGCGAAGCCGTCCAAGAGCCGGTGGCGGTGCGTTACAACTGGACCGGCTTTACCACAGGGAATCTTTTCAACGAAGCGGGATTGCCGGCGGTTTCGTTTCGTACGAGTCAGTTTTAG
- a CDS encoding acyl carrier protein, whose translation MWLFKLSAQMVADFKSTRSPQEDEEFVRECNLPAGRKSSVVAIGVREAIAELGQVEPTYVRANDRFDNELVSLPFWDSLDTIEVILTLEKSIGIPITESEAQRIRHPESVRGMTVSDFVTDVYEALAEKIVTVQ comes from the coding sequence ATGTGGCTCTTCAAGTTGTCGGCCCAAATGGTAGCCGATTTCAAGTCCACTCGTAGTCCTCAAGAGGACGAAGAGTTTGTACGAGAGTGCAACCTTCCAGCGGGCAGAAAATCCTCTGTTGTAGCGATAGGCGTTCGTGAAGCAATTGCCGAACTTGGCCAGGTTGAGCCAACATATGTCCGTGCCAACGACAGATTTGACAATGAGCTAGTCAGTTTACCGTTTTGGGACAGCCTCGACACAATAGAGGTCATATTGACGCTAGAGAAAAGTATCGGCATCCCTATTACTGAGAGCGAAGCCCAGCGAATCAGACATCCCGAATCGGTCAGGGGAATGACCGTATCTGACTTTGTAACTGATGTATACGAGGCCCTGGCGGAAAAGATTGTCACCGTTCAGTAG
- the galK gene encoding galactokinase, which yields MANSIIPDQPQESEFETPSFGEHVASVKADYERTFDVPPTWVVAAPGRVNLIGEHTDYNAGFVFPLAIERYVVIAGGRPKQEGTRQVRVHSTLLGETEEFSLDDLKPEEFSWTSYLRGVFAGCAEKGMDTGGLNLAVDSKVPLGGGLSSSAALEVATATMIEAVTGQRLDPVEKARISQKAEHDYANVPCGIMDQFSSALGEQGKLLLIDCRTETAELVPLDDPNVAVLIINTNVKHELTGGEYAERRSQCEAAVKTLGITALRDISLDKLDCEAEKLEPILYRRARHVVSEIERTLKAAEALRAGDWDTVGELMYASHASLRTDYEVSCPELDVLVAEAQKVGTQGGVIGSRMTGGGFGGCTVSLVRAGQEREIADKICQGYQKETGIEATPFVTKPARGAHIVQG from the coding sequence ATGGCCAACTCTATTATTCCCGACCAGCCGCAGGAATCCGAATTCGAGACCCCGTCGTTCGGCGAGCATGTCGCTAGCGTGAAGGCCGACTACGAGCGGACCTTCGACGTGCCGCCCACCTGGGTTGTGGCGGCACCAGGGCGGGTGAACCTGATTGGCGAACATACCGATTACAACGCGGGGTTCGTCTTTCCGCTGGCCATCGAGCGGTACGTCGTGATCGCTGGGGGAAGGCCGAAGCAGGAAGGCACGAGACAGGTGCGCGTCCACAGCACCTTGCTGGGAGAAACGGAGGAGTTTTCGCTCGACGATCTCAAACCTGAAGAATTCTCTTGGACGAGCTACCTCCGTGGCGTCTTCGCGGGCTGCGCTGAGAAAGGAATGGATACCGGCGGTTTGAATCTGGCGGTCGATTCCAAGGTGCCGCTCGGTGGCGGGCTTTCCAGTAGTGCCGCTTTGGAAGTCGCGACGGCAACAATGATCGAAGCGGTCACCGGGCAGCGGCTCGATCCGGTTGAGAAAGCACGGATTAGCCAGAAAGCGGAACACGACTATGCGAATGTTCCGTGTGGGATCATGGACCAGTTTAGTTCCGCGCTGGGCGAGCAAGGGAAGCTGCTCTTAATTGATTGTCGCACGGAGACCGCCGAGTTGGTGCCGCTGGATGATCCCAACGTGGCCGTATTGATCATCAACACCAACGTGAAGCATGAGCTTACTGGCGGCGAATACGCGGAGCGACGCAGCCAGTGCGAAGCGGCTGTGAAGACTTTGGGTATTACGGCCCTTCGTGACATTTCGCTCGATAAGCTCGATTGCGAAGCGGAGAAGCTCGAACCGATTCTCTACCGTCGTGCCCGTCATGTGGTGAGCGAGATCGAGCGCACTTTGAAGGCCGCTGAGGCCCTGCGTGCTGGCGATTGGGACACCGTCGGCGAATTGATGTACGCCAGCCACGCATCGCTACGGACCGACTACGAAGTGAGTTGCCCTGAACTTGACGTGCTGGTGGCTGAGGCCCAAAAAGTCGGCACCCAAGGCGGCGTCATCGGCAGCCGCATGACCGGCGGCGGCTTCGGCGGCTGCACGGTGTCACTCGTCCGAGCCGGCCAAGAACGCGAGATCGCCGATAAGATTTGCCAAGGCTATCAAAAAGAAACCGGCATCGAGGCGACGCCGTTTGTGACAAAGCCTGCGCGGGGGGCGCATATTGTGCAGGGGTGA
- the rpmE gene encoding 50S ribosomal protein L31, with translation MQADIHPEYYDTQVTCGCGNTFQTRSTRQELKVDICNACHPFYTGKLKFVDTAGRIEKFKNKFSKSGYASLKRGKKGAEAAESK, from the coding sequence ATGCAAGCTGACATCCATCCCGAGTACTACGACACCCAAGTCACTTGCGGTTGCGGCAACACTTTTCAGACACGTAGCACTCGGCAAGAGCTGAAGGTCGATATTTGCAACGCTTGTCATCCGTTCTATACGGGCAAGCTCAAGTTCGTCGATACTGCTGGCCGCATCGAAAAGTTTAAGAACAAGTTCTCCAAGTCGGGCTACGCAAGTCTCAAGCGTGGCAAGAAGGGTGCCGAAGCAGCAGAATCTAAGTAG
- the prfA gene encoding peptide chain release factor 1 gives MRDMLEQKLARFEELEKSLVDQEVLSDSNKLAAVAREHGSLAKLAGKYRNFKELADEIHETREMAEGEDAEMRELAETELESLIEKREAIWSELLDMTIGGEDANRTRCVMEIRGGTGGDEAALFARDLYEMYKRHGESKGWKFEILDHSPTELGGFKEISLAVEGEGVYRELQYESGGHRVQRVPQTETQGRIHTSAATVAVMPEPEDVEIELSQDDYRIDKFHASGPGGQHVNKTESAIRLTHHETGIQVQCQDEKSQHKNLAKALRVLKSRLYDARREEEDKKRADQRQTLIGSGDRSQRIRTYNFPDNRVTDHRIGFTVHKLDQILAGNMQMVTDALIDYDRQKLRDAFAGNED, from the coding sequence ATGCGAGATATGCTGGAACAGAAGCTCGCCCGCTTCGAGGAACTGGAGAAGTCGCTCGTCGATCAGGAAGTTCTCTCGGACTCCAACAAGCTCGCTGCCGTGGCTCGCGAGCATGGTTCACTGGCGAAGCTCGCCGGGAAGTATCGCAACTTCAAAGAGCTGGCTGACGAGATTCACGAAACCCGTGAAATGGCCGAGGGCGAGGACGCGGAAATGCGCGAGCTAGCCGAGACGGAACTTGAAAGCCTCATCGAGAAAAGGGAAGCCATCTGGAGCGAGTTGCTCGACATGACTATCGGTGGCGAAGACGCCAATCGAACGCGCTGCGTCATGGAAATCCGCGGCGGCACGGGCGGCGACGAAGCGGCACTGTTTGCACGCGACCTTTATGAAATGTACAAGCGGCACGGCGAATCGAAGGGCTGGAAGTTTGAGATCCTCGATCATAGCCCGACGGAACTGGGCGGCTTCAAAGAAATCTCGCTCGCCGTCGAAGGAGAAGGAGTCTACCGCGAACTGCAATACGAGAGCGGCGGCCACCGTGTACAGCGCGTTCCGCAAACAGAGACTCAGGGCCGCATCCACACTTCAGCTGCAACGGTGGCGGTGATGCCGGAGCCTGAGGACGTGGAAATCGAACTCTCGCAGGACGACTATCGCATCGATAAGTTCCACGCCAGCGGCCCCGGCGGGCAGCATGTGAACAAGACCGAATCCGCCATCCGTCTAACGCATCACGAGACGGGTATTCAAGTGCAATGCCAAGACGAGAAGAGCCAACACAAGAACTTGGCCAAGGCCCTGCGTGTCCTGAAATCACGGCTCTACGACGCTCGCCGCGAAGAGGAAGATAAGAAACGAGCCGATCAAAGACAGACGCTCATCGGTTCAGGCGATCGCAGCCAGCGGATTCGGACCTATAACTTTCCGGACAACCGCGTGACCGATCATCGCATTGGGTTCACGGTCCACAAGCTCGACCAGATTCTCGCTGGCAACATGCAGATGGTGACCGACGCGCTGATCGACTACGACCGCCAAAAGCTCCGCGACGCCTTCGCCGGCAACGAGGACTGA
- the prmC gene encoding peptide chain release factor N(5)-glutamine methyltransferase, with protein MSEDAWTIGRLLNWTTDFLKEKGVESPRLEAEVLLAHARGSQRIELYTAFEEPASDELRDKFRALVKDRAAGKPVAYLVGEKEFYSLPFYVTSDVLIPRPETEEMVVRALDLAKESNKQELAIADVGTGSGILAICLAKHLPAATVTAIDVSPKALEVASRNAERHGVQERIQFVESDLFSQIEPSTKFDLIVSNPPYVKSSELADLAVDVRDFEPTLALDGGEQGTDVITRLVEQSASRLNPGGWLLMEIGPSTVEATEQLVAAKLDLTLQPTLTDAANLPRIVQARYLSREGDTTS; from the coding sequence ATGTCGGAAGATGCCTGGACCATTGGACGGTTGCTCAACTGGACGACCGACTTCTTGAAGGAAAAAGGCGTCGAAAGCCCTCGTCTTGAAGCGGAAGTCCTCCTCGCCCACGCCCGCGGCAGCCAGCGGATTGAGCTGTATACGGCGTTTGAAGAACCAGCCTCCGATGAGTTGCGAGACAAGTTTCGAGCACTCGTGAAGGATCGCGCCGCCGGAAAGCCGGTTGCCTACTTGGTTGGTGAAAAGGAGTTCTATTCGCTGCCGTTCTATGTGACGTCGGACGTCTTGATTCCAAGGCCCGAGACGGAGGAAATGGTCGTTCGTGCGTTGGACCTCGCGAAGGAATCAAATAAACAAGAATTGGCGATCGCCGACGTAGGCACGGGCAGTGGGATACTGGCCATCTGTCTCGCCAAGCACCTTCCAGCGGCAACGGTCACCGCCATTGATGTGAGTCCGAAGGCACTCGAGGTTGCTTCGCGGAATGCTGAGCGTCATGGCGTTCAAGAACGCATTCAATTCGTTGAAAGCGATCTATTCTCGCAGATTGAACCTTCGACAAAGTTTGATCTGATCGTCAGCAATCCTCCTTATGTGAAGTCTTCCGAGTTGGCAGATCTCGCTGTTGATGTTCGTGACTTTGAGCCGACGCTCGCTCTCGACGGAGGAGAGCAGGGCACCGACGTGATCACACGTCTGGTCGAACAGTCAGCGAGTCGCTTGAACCCGGGGGGCTGGCTACTCATGGAAATCGGCCCCAGCACGGTCGAAGCGACGGAACAACTCGTCGCAGCAAAACTCGACTTAACGCTACAGCCGACGCTCACCGATGCCGCCAACCTTCCTCGCATTGTTCAGGCGCGTTATCTTTCCAGAGAGGGCGACACAACATCATGA
- a CDS encoding DUF4261 domain-containing protein — protein sequence MNTSLRWLSLVMLDRPELPEIEAFGRAFQSQATTDQELQVGQSGDRLLTCTLGDFTAAITLVDQPVPWEQLEGPCETAWYWPTAADELRNHQAHLLVTLIDEGGRSIEKSTVLTQLAAAAVTACESVRGVFWGPGRLVHPRDGFLGQAEQMDAENLPLFLWIDFRVEQVSNETCRLYTTGLEALGQTEIEVESYSGTPQELLEHAYNIAHYLLIGSKAVEDTHIIGLTDELQAVVSRGPSFLDPELEVLQLGLESTSE from the coding sequence ATGAATACTTCCCTCCGCTGGCTGTCGCTTGTGATGCTTGATCGTCCGGAACTGCCGGAAATCGAGGCCTTTGGTCGAGCCTTTCAATCTCAGGCGACAACTGATCAGGAACTTCAAGTCGGGCAATCGGGAGATCGGTTGCTGACTTGCACGCTAGGAGATTTCACCGCAGCGATTACGCTCGTTGACCAGCCGGTTCCCTGGGAGCAACTCGAAGGTCCTTGTGAAACGGCCTGGTATTGGCCAACCGCTGCTGATGAACTTCGCAACCATCAGGCACACCTACTCGTTACGTTAATTGACGAGGGTGGCCGCTCGATCGAGAAGAGCACCGTGCTGACTCAGTTGGCCGCTGCTGCCGTCACTGCTTGTGAAAGCGTGCGTGGAGTTTTTTGGGGCCCTGGTCGACTCGTGCATCCACGGGACGGTTTTTTAGGCCAAGCGGAGCAAATGGACGCAGAGAATCTGCCTCTCTTTCTGTGGATTGATTTTCGAGTGGAACAAGTCAGCAACGAAACTTGCCGGCTCTACACCACTGGGCTTGAAGCGTTGGGGCAAACGGAGATTGAAGTCGAGTCGTACTCCGGCACTCCCCAAGAACTCCTTGAGCACGCCTATAACATCGCTCATTACTTGCTCATCGGCAGCAAAGCGGTCGAAGACACCCACATCATTGGGCTGACCGACGAACTGCAGGCGGTTGTCTCACGCGGGCCCTCCTTCCTTGATCCCGAGCTGGAGGTGCTGCAACTAGGCCTCGAATCGACGAGCGAATAA